From a region of the Synechococcus sp. PCC 7335 genome:
- a CDS encoding HlyD family efflux transporter periplasmic adaptor subunit, whose product MGSTLSKPSARPWLAAAIAALLLGSVGTYVVLSSAFNRGVSPDPTTEIAPARAVTALGRLEPQGEVVKLSVPNAADSRVNQILVEEGDWVDAEEIIAVLQGLDKKQAELAAAQQNAAIYWAKQVQARTGEAKLADIAAQQAVLTQLASRLQTETAERQAEQVRAQAALQNAEQNYYRYEQLHQQGAVETAVLDDRREVFETAQASLNVAKARLANTVSTLQAQLRQEQALLARLQEVRPVDLQVAQAELNYAIAQVKRIEAELEDLYVRVPRAGQILKINTHIGEQVNISEGIVELGQTNQMTAIAKVYETDVSLVQLGQRATIVSEHGGFEGEIHGVVEQIGMQINKQDVLGADPAADKDARVVEVKVRIDPEDNDKVAALTNLQVRIEIDLERPLGEL is encoded by the coding sequence ATGGGTAGTACTCTCTCTAAGCCATCAGCTCGCCCTTGGCTAGCGGCTGCGATCGCGGCTTTGCTGCTAGGCTCGGTCGGGACTTATGTTGTTCTTTCTTCTGCTTTTAATCGGGGCGTTAGCCCAGATCCTACCACTGAGATTGCTCCGGCTAGGGCGGTCACTGCGCTAGGCCGCTTAGAGCCCCAAGGCGAAGTCGTCAAGCTGTCGGTGCCCAACGCCGCCGATAGCCGAGTGAATCAAATCTTGGTCGAAGAAGGCGATTGGGTGGATGCCGAAGAGATTATTGCTGTTCTTCAAGGGCTCGATAAGAAACAGGCCGAGCTAGCAGCGGCGCAACAGAATGCGGCTATCTATTGGGCGAAACAAGTGCAGGCTAGAACAGGTGAGGCCAAACTGGCTGATATTGCTGCTCAGCAAGCGGTGCTCACTCAGCTAGCGTCCCGGCTGCAAACTGAAACGGCTGAGCGACAGGCTGAACAAGTCCGCGCCCAAGCCGCGCTGCAAAATGCGGAACAGAACTACTATCGATACGAGCAGCTACATCAGCAAGGTGCCGTCGAAACAGCGGTGCTAGACGACCGACGAGAAGTGTTTGAGACCGCTCAGGCGAGCTTGAATGTGGCCAAAGCCCGATTGGCAAATACCGTGTCTACGCTACAGGCACAGCTACGGCAGGAGCAGGCTTTGCTCGCTAGGCTCCAAGAAGTGCGCCCGGTAGATCTTCAGGTGGCGCAGGCCGAGCTGAACTATGCGATCGCCCAGGTCAAGCGAATTGAGGCTGAGCTAGAAGATCTGTATGTGCGCGTACCGAGGGCAGGTCAGATCTTGAAGATCAACACTCATATCGGCGAGCAGGTCAACATTAGTGAAGGCATCGTCGAGCTAGGACAAACCAATCAAATGACTGCGATCGCCAAAGTGTACGAAACCGATGTCAGTCTTGTACAGCTCGGGCAGCGAGCCACCATCGTCAGCGAGCACGGGGGCTTTGAAGGCGAAATTCATGGCGTTGTCGAGCAGATTGGCATGCAGATCAACAAACAAGACGTTTTAGGCGCTGATCCCGCTGCTGATAAAGACGCTCGGGTGGTCGAGGTGAAAGTTCGCATCGACCCTGAAGACAACGACAAAGTCGCCGCGCTCACCAACTTGCAAGTTCGCATTGAGATCGACCTAGAGCGCCCGTTAGGTGAATTATGA
- a CDS encoding phosphoketolase — protein sequence MTASVPAQISVENLPLSTEELRKIDAFWRACNYLAIGMIYLKDNPLLRAPLAAEHIKPRLLGHWGTSPGLSLMYVHFSRLIKKYDLNAIFMAGPGHGAPGVLAPAYLEGTYSEIYPDISEDAEGMQKFFKQFSFPGHIGSHCTPETPGSIHEGGELGYSLSHAYGSVFDNPDLITLVAVGDGEAETGALATSWHSNKFLNPAQDGAVLPVLHLNGYKIANPTILSRISHRELSSLFVGYGYTPHFVEGDCPELVHQQMASVMEDCVSQIRAIQAEDRSIQHDDIHAGDQSGSQSKTHRPERPLWPMIVMRTPKGWTGPDEVDGHQVADFWRSHQVPLSGVKDNPEHLQMLENWLRSYRPEELFDKSGRLIEELRELPPKGDRRLSANPVANGGLLRKPLKLPNFRDYAVTVGHPGKTQVENTRLIGRFLKDVIAQNLTDFRLFGPDETLSNRLGEVFEVTSRVWMGDYLPADADGGFLSPTGRVMEMLSEHTLQGWLEGYLLTGRHGMFHTYEAFAHVVDSMFNQHAKWLDISKNVVPWRAPVASLNILLSSVVWRQDHNGFSHQDPGFIDLVTNKSPDVTRIYLPPDANCLLSVVNHCLKSTDYINVIVSDKQKHLQYLTMDEAVRHCTKGIGIWEWASNDDRGKAPDEPDLIMACCGDIPTMESLAATAILREEFPDLRVRFINVVDLYKLIHPKDHDHGLSDPDFNTLFTTDKPVIFNFHGYPWLIHKLVYSRANQERIHVRGYKEKGNINTPLELAINNQIDRFNLVIDAVNRVPKLGSRGAYVKERMQNEIIDHVSYARLHGEDKPQTSSWTWPAWAVGQ from the coding sequence ATGACTGCTTCAGTCCCTGCTCAGATCAGCGTTGAAAATTTACCACTTTCTACTGAGGAACTGCGAAAAATAGATGCTTTCTGGCGAGCCTGTAACTATCTTGCAATCGGCATGATTTATCTGAAGGATAATCCGCTGCTAAGAGCACCGCTGGCCGCAGAGCATATCAAGCCGCGCCTGCTAGGGCATTGGGGCACCAGCCCCGGTTTGAGTCTGATGTATGTCCACTTTAGTCGCCTGATCAAAAAATACGATCTAAACGCTATTTTCATGGCCGGGCCGGGACATGGTGCGCCAGGTGTGCTGGCGCCTGCCTACTTAGAAGGAACCTACTCTGAGATTTATCCGGATATAAGTGAAGATGCTGAGGGAATGCAAAAGTTTTTCAAGCAATTCTCTTTTCCAGGACACATTGGCAGCCACTGTACGCCAGAGACGCCGGGATCGATTCATGAGGGGGGCGAGCTAGGTTATAGCCTCTCTCACGCTTATGGATCGGTGTTTGACAATCCAGATTTGATTACGCTGGTGGCCGTAGGCGATGGCGAAGCTGAAACGGGAGCGCTGGCCACTTCCTGGCACTCTAATAAGTTCTTGAACCCTGCTCAAGATGGCGCAGTGCTGCCAGTATTGCACCTCAATGGCTATAAGATTGCGAACCCGACCATTCTCTCTCGCATTTCTCATAGAGAGCTATCGTCTTTGTTCGTGGGCTACGGCTATACGCCTCACTTTGTAGAAGGAGATTGTCCTGAGCTGGTCCATCAGCAAATGGCAAGCGTGATGGAAGACTGCGTGAGCCAAATTCGCGCGATCCAGGCCGAGGATCGCAGCATCCAGCATGATGATATTCACGCCGGCGACCAGTCCGGTAGCCAGTCCAAGACTCATCGACCCGAGCGTCCCCTCTGGCCGATGATTGTCATGCGCACACCGAAGGGATGGACGGGGCCAGATGAGGTAGACGGGCACCAGGTGGCAGATTTTTGGCGATCGCACCAAGTCCCACTCTCAGGCGTAAAAGACAACCCAGAGCATTTGCAGATGCTTGAAAACTGGCTACGCAGCTATCGCCCAGAAGAGCTATTCGACAAATCGGGCCGATTGATCGAAGAACTTAGGGAACTGCCGCCCAAGGGTGATCGCCGTTTGAGCGCCAATCCGGTGGCCAACGGTGGGCTATTGCGTAAGCCGCTAAAGCTACCGAACTTTAGAGACTACGCAGTGACGGTGGGTCATCCTGGTAAGACTCAGGTAGAAAACACCCGCTTGATAGGCCGCTTTCTTAAAGACGTCATCGCTCAAAATCTGACTGACTTCCGGCTATTCGGCCCAGACGAAACCCTCTCTAACCGGTTGGGTGAGGTCTTTGAGGTAACTAGCCGCGTATGGATGGGCGACTATCTGCCAGCAGATGCCGACGGCGGCTTTTTGTCGCCGACGGGTCGGGTGATGGAAATGCTGAGCGAGCATACACTACAAGGCTGGCTAGAAGGCTATTTGCTCACAGGTCGCCATGGGATGTTTCATACCTATGAGGCCTTTGCTCACGTAGTCGATTCGATGTTTAACCAACATGCGAAATGGCTAGACATTTCTAAAAACGTCGTCCCCTGGCGCGCCCCAGTAGCATCGCTTAACATTTTGCTCTCTTCGGTAGTTTGGCGGCAAGACCACAACGGGTTTAGCCATCAAGATCCGGGCTTTATTGATCTGGTGACGAACAAGAGTCCAGATGTGACGCGCATTTATTTGCCACCCGATGCCAACTGTTTGCTGTCGGTAGTCAACCACTGCCTGAAGAGTACGGACTATATCAACGTGATTGTCTCTGATAAGCAAAAGCACTTGCAGTACTTGACGATGGACGAAGCGGTGCGACACTGCACCAAAGGCATCGGCATTTGGGAATGGGCCAGTAATGACGACAGAGGCAAAGCACCTGATGAACCCGATTTGATCATGGCCTGCTGTGGTGATATTCCAACAATGGAGTCGCTAGCGGCGACAGCAATCTTACGAGAAGAGTTTCCCGACTTGCGTGTGCGCTTTATCAACGTGGTCGATTTGTACAAACTCATTCATCCCAAAGACCATGATCATGGGTTATCTGACCCAGACTTCAATACGCTATTTACGACTGACAAGCCAGTTATCTTCAACTTTCACGGCTATCCTTGGCTGATCCATAAACTGGTTTATAGCCGCGCTAATCAGGAGCGAATTCATGTACGCGGATACAAGGAAAAGGGGAATATCAACACGCCGCTAGAGCTGGCGATCAACAATCAAATCGATCGGTTTAACCTGGTAATTGATGCCGTTAACCGAGTGCCCAAGCTCGGATCGAGAGGTGCCTATGTGAAAGAAAGAATGCAAAACGAGATTATTGACCATGTGAGCTACGCTCGTCTGCATGGAGAAGATAAGCCTCAGACTAGCAGCTGGACATGGCCAGCATGGGCGGTAGGACAATAA
- a CDS encoding Nif11-like leader peptide family natural product precursor, whose translation MSKENVLHFLIKAAKEEQLITQLQKTSTQDELVGVANEAGYDFSSKHVDQALKDLKEQPGFFGALAEAALRIFSPAQDDYPKTGVQPFSGDPRKSH comes from the coding sequence ATGTCTAAAGAAAATGTACTGCACTTTCTCATCAAAGCTGCTAAGGAAGAGCAGCTAATCACTCAGCTTCAAAAGACTTCGACCCAAGATGAATTGGTGGGCGTGGCGAATGAAGCCGGCTACGATTTCTCATCAAAGCATGTGGATCAGGCGTTAAAAGATCTCAAAGAACAACCAGGCTTTTTTGGCGCACTCGCTGAAGCGGCTCTTCGTATCTTTAGCCCTGCTCAAGACGACTATCCCAAGACCGGGGTACAGCCTTTTAGCGGTGATCCTAGAAAAAGCCACTAG
- a CDS encoding DevA family ABC transporter ATP-binding protein: MTRSPVISIRQLNHAFGKGELRKPVLFDVDLDICSGEIVILTGPSGCGKTTLLTLIAGLRSLQSGRVLVLGQNLYQASKQQLMSVRQQIGFIFQTHNLLSCLTVRQNVGMSLRLHPELTLAERRERSEAILAEVGLAHRIDYYPDNLSGGQRQRVAIARALVSEPKIVLADEPTAALDSKSGRDVVEVMQRLAKQQGCTILLVTHDTRILDIADRLVHMEDGRLARNTALVSQTAA, encoded by the coding sequence ATGACTCGATCACCCGTCATCTCCATTCGCCAGCTTAACCACGCTTTCGGTAAAGGTGAATTGCGAAAGCCGGTTTTATTTGATGTTGATTTAGACATTTGCTCCGGTGAGATTGTGATTTTGACCGGGCCTTCGGGCTGCGGCAAAACAACACTTTTGACGCTGATTGCAGGGCTGCGATCGCTTCAGTCCGGGCGCGTTTTGGTGCTAGGCCAAAACCTTTACCAGGCCAGTAAACAGCAGCTCATGAGCGTTCGCCAACAGATTGGATTTATCTTTCAAACCCACAATCTGTTGTCTTGCCTCACCGTCAGACAAAATGTGGGCATGTCGCTCCGTTTGCATCCCGAGCTGACTTTGGCAGAGCGAAGGGAGCGCTCCGAGGCGATTTTGGCAGAAGTCGGACTGGCCCACAGAATCGACTACTATCCCGATAATCTCTCAGGCGGACAGCGGCAGAGGGTCGCGATCGCCCGTGCCCTGGTCAGCGAACCCAAAATTGTACTCGCCGATGAGCCCACCGCCGCCCTAGACAGTAAATCTGGCCGCGACGTCGTCGAAGTTATGCAGCGATTAGCCAAACAGCAGGGCTGCACCATCCTGCTCGTTACCCACGATACCCGCATCCTCGATATCGCCGATCGCCTCGTCCATATGGAAGATGGACGATTGGCCCGCAATACGGCCTTGGTAAGCCAGACGGCAGCTTAG
- a CDS encoding lysophospholipid acyltransferase family protein yields the protein MTSLPLQEWLQDHLSLISALKSFAELYHQASSMSHLDGQSLENRSPHMIRKIMPLMRWFYTYYYRVETDGWEHIPNGEPVMLVGSHNGGIASPDMYMMMYDWFRRFGPEKPLYGLMTPTIWKAWPTMAHLEAQLGAIQAKPQLAITALRRNTSIAVYPGGIQDMFRPYDMRHKIYFHNRKGFVKLAIKEAVPIVPMISDGAHSTLRVLTDIYPQLKCLHKQGVITWPLDIDPQVFPIYLGLPWGLAIGPLPNIPLPVKIHTRICKPIRFERTGTKAVRDLDYVNSCYEQVLLKMQRSLDDLVTEHLP from the coding sequence ATGACTTCTTTGCCACTACAAGAATGGCTACAAGATCATCTCTCACTTATTTCCGCCCTGAAAAGCTTTGCTGAGCTGTACCACCAGGCCAGCTCAATGAGTCATCTAGATGGGCAATCGCTAGAGAATCGCAGTCCTCACATGATTCGGAAAATCATGCCGCTGATGAGGTGGTTCTACACCTATTACTACCGCGTAGAAACAGATGGCTGGGAACATATTCCCAACGGCGAACCAGTGATGCTGGTCGGTTCTCACAACGGTGGCATCGCCTCTCCCGATATGTACATGATGATGTACGACTGGTTTCGTCGCTTTGGCCCAGAGAAACCGCTGTACGGGCTGATGACGCCTACCATTTGGAAAGCCTGGCCGACAATGGCTCACTTAGAAGCTCAACTGGGAGCTATCCAAGCAAAACCTCAGCTAGCGATCACGGCCCTTCGTCGCAACACTAGCATTGCGGTTTACCCCGGTGGCATCCAAGATATGTTTCGACCTTATGACATGCGCCACAAGATTTACTTTCATAACCGCAAGGGCTTCGTTAAGCTAGCAATCAAAGAAGCTGTTCCAATTGTTCCGATGATTTCTGATGGAGCACATTCTACCCTAAGGGTCCTAACAGACATCTACCCGCAGCTAAAATGTCTCCACAAACAAGGGGTAATAACTTGGCCTCTAGACATAGATCCTCAAGTTTTTCCGATCTATCTCGGACTGCCTTGGGGATTAGCCATTGGCCCACTTCCCAACATTCCTCTACCCGTCAAAATCCATACGCGCATCTGCAAACCCATCCGGTTTGAGCGGACAGGCACTAAGGCGGTACGAGACTTAGACTACGTCAATAGCTGCTATGAACAAGTGTTGCTCAAAATGCAGCGATCACTGGATGACTTGGTCACAGAGCATCTACCCTAA
- the devC gene encoding ABC transporter permease DevC gives MKRFLLKNFFKQSNQEPPLGWAQLSHQKVRLLVALTGVAFADILIFTMLGFQEMFLEGSTFVHRHLQVDLVLLEQRTEALYVGQPFSRRHLYQADAIEGVAAANPLYLGSADWINPWDRESTAVMVLAFDPERPVLDLPEVSQQIDQIKLPNVVLLDRKAQPKIGPVAETIDQGGEVTTEISGYRVRVGGLFTLGSSIFTYGHLIASDWTYQRLIGSDSLNVVNLGALTLEPEADLETVQQTLNARLPESVKVVTPEEFIKTEIAFWRKDAAGIIFSFGAIMGLVVGVVIVNQVLYSDVNDHLPEYATLKAMGYSDRQLLNVVFQEAIILALLGFIPGYGISIGMYELLAFLTKIPLGMRLGVAVQVFTATVGMCLASAAISMRKLNAADPADVF, from the coding sequence ATGAAACGCTTTCTTCTAAAGAACTTTTTCAAGCAGTCTAATCAGGAGCCGCCGCTGGGATGGGCGCAGCTGAGTCATCAAAAAGTACGGCTGCTGGTGGCGCTGACGGGGGTGGCCTTTGCCGATATTTTAATTTTCACCATGCTGGGATTCCAAGAAATGTTTTTGGAAGGCTCTACCTTCGTGCATCGGCATCTGCAAGTCGACTTGGTGTTGCTAGAGCAGCGCACCGAAGCGCTGTATGTAGGCCAGCCGTTCTCGCGCCGACATCTGTATCAGGCAGATGCGATCGAAGGCGTTGCCGCTGCTAATCCGCTCTATCTTGGCAGCGCGGATTGGATCAACCCCTGGGATAGAGAGAGCACCGCCGTCATGGTGCTGGCCTTTGATCCTGAGCGTCCGGTTCTAGACCTACCCGAAGTCAGCCAGCAGATCGACCAAATCAAGCTGCCGAATGTTGTCTTACTCGATAGAAAAGCGCAGCCCAAAATCGGCCCGGTTGCCGAAACCATAGACCAAGGCGGCGAAGTCACCACCGAGATTTCGGGATACCGGGTGCGGGTCGGCGGCTTGTTTACGCTAGGCAGCAGTATCTTTACCTATGGGCACCTGATCGCCAGCGACTGGACATATCAACGGCTAATCGGCTCAGACTCTCTCAACGTCGTTAACTTGGGCGCGCTAACGCTAGAACCGGAGGCGGATTTAGAAACGGTTCAACAAACGCTCAATGCCCGACTGCCCGAGTCGGTCAAAGTCGTCACCCCCGAAGAATTTATCAAAACCGAGATTGCCTTTTGGCGCAAAGATGCGGCGGGCATTATCTTCAGCTTTGGCGCCATTATGGGCCTGGTGGTGGGCGTTGTGATTGTCAATCAGGTGCTGTATTCCGACGTCAACGATCATCTACCTGAGTATGCCACCCTCAAGGCCATGGGCTATTCAGATCGGCAGCTGCTAAACGTTGTTTTTCAAGAAGCGATTATTCTGGCGCTGCTGGGCTTTATCCCTGGCTATGGCATTTCGATCGGCATGTACGAGCTGCTGGCCTTTTTGACCAAAATTCCGCTGGGAATGAGGCTAGGTGTTGCGGTGCAAGTCTTTACGGCAACGGTTGGCATGTGTTTGGCCTCAGCCGCTATTTCGATGCGTAAGCTGAATGCTGCTGATCCCGCCGATGTCTTTTAA
- a CDS encoding Hsp20/alpha crystallin family protein, with product MAIKRWHPFGEIKRWEPFGEIDTLRQEMNRLLEQFTPNGLGESNGFAFVPSAELEETESEVLLKLEVPGMKAEDLDIEVMDEAVRVKGERKSETKTEEEGERRSEFYYGEFQRVIPMPKRVEKDQAVAEYKDGVLRLTLPKAPEETNESVKIKVA from the coding sequence ATGGCTATTAAACGTTGGCATCCTTTTGGTGAAATCAAGCGTTGGGAACCATTCGGCGAAATTGATACGCTTCGCCAGGAAATGAATCGACTGCTAGAGCAGTTTACGCCAAACGGTTTGGGCGAGAGCAACGGGTTTGCTTTTGTGCCTTCTGCCGAGCTAGAAGAGACAGAGAGCGAGGTGCTTTTGAAGCTCGAAGTGCCCGGTATGAAGGCAGAAGACCTAGACATTGAGGTTATGGACGAAGCGGTCAGGGTGAAAGGCGAACGTAAATCTGAAACTAAAACCGAGGAGGAAGGAGAGCGACGTTCTGAGTTTTACTATGGCGAGTTTCAGCGCGTCATTCCGATGCCTAAGCGCGTAGAGAAAGATCAGGCCGTCGCTGAGTATAAGGACGGCGTGTTGAGGCTAACGCTGCCGAAAGCGCCCGAAGAAACTAACGAATCCGTGAAAATCAAGGTCGCCTAG
- a CDS encoding pentapeptide repeat-containing protein, with the protein MNVDYLLAQYAAGDRQFESADLTGASLYRAHLEGIGLPGANLVGANLSGASLSSANLNKANLIGANLSGADLRAADLSGATLIGANLSGAKLGEANLADITISGANLGGANLSKVNLSGAVLASANLSGAILNATRLQAANMSGANLSHASLVEADLSQANLQGANLAGANLHQTILTNAVLDNANLSGTSLQGAALAAKS; encoded by the coding sequence ATGAACGTCGATTACTTGCTAGCCCAATATGCCGCGGGCGATCGCCAGTTTGAATCGGCGGATCTCACTGGCGCTAGTCTGTATCGAGCCCACCTTGAAGGGATTGGGCTGCCAGGGGCGAACCTAGTAGGGGCCAATCTTAGCGGGGCGAGTCTCTCTAGCGCCAACTTGAACAAAGCGAACCTGATTGGGGCCAATCTCAGCGGCGCTGATCTAAGAGCCGCAGACTTAAGCGGGGCCACCCTAATTGGGGCTAATCTCAGCGGGGCCAAGCTAGGCGAAGCTAATTTGGCGGACATTACGATTAGTGGCGCCAACCTGGGCGGCGCTAACCTCAGTAAGGTCAATCTCAGCGGTGCGGTGCTGGCAAGCGCGAACCTATCCGGCGCGATCTTGAATGCGACACGACTGCAGGCAGCTAACATGTCAGGGGCTAATCTTAGTCATGCGAGCTTGGTTGAGGCCGATCTTAGCCAGGCCAACTTACAGGGCGCTAATCTCGCAGGTGCGAACTTACACCAGACTATTCTCACCAATGCAGTGCTCGACAATGCCAATTTGAGCGGTACTAGCTTACAAGGTGCCGCGCTTGCAGCTAAATCTTAG
- a CDS encoding phosphoribosyltransferase, with the protein MIPRFSNRETAGQQLAKQLSAYANRSNLLVLGLPRGGVPVAYEVAHALNLPLDICLVRKLGLPGHKEVAMGAIAPGGVQIFDRGLIQALAVSDEMIGHVVALERRELQRREQTYRRHQSAAQILGREVILVDDGLATGFTMRAAITAVKAQQARRIVVAVPVAPSSTCRDLQVEVDQLVCLHTPSPFSSIGLWYENFAQTTDEQVIDLLAAAKAHSEVENARSVKSV; encoded by the coding sequence ATGATTCCCCGATTTTCAAACCGAGAGACTGCCGGACAGCAGCTAGCCAAACAGCTTAGCGCCTACGCTAATCGCTCCAACCTGCTGGTGCTGGGTCTGCCTAGAGGCGGCGTTCCGGTCGCTTATGAAGTGGCCCACGCGCTCAACCTACCGCTAGATATTTGCCTAGTTCGTAAGCTGGGCCTACCTGGACACAAAGAAGTGGCTATGGGGGCGATCGCCCCGGGTGGAGTGCAGATATTTGACCGAGGGCTGATCCAGGCGCTGGCCGTTTCAGACGAGATGATTGGGCATGTCGTCGCCCTAGAGCGACGCGAGCTACAGCGCCGCGAACAGACCTACCGCAGGCATCAGTCGGCTGCTCAAATTCTGGGTCGCGAGGTGATTTTAGTAGACGATGGATTAGCAACAGGTTTTACGATGCGGGCGGCGATCACAGCAGTAAAAGCTCAGCAGGCCAGACGGATTGTTGTCGCAGTGCCCGTTGCACCGTCATCAACTTGTCGCGATCTACAAGTAGAGGTCGATCAGCTGGTGTGTTTGCACACGCCTAGTCCCTTTTCTTCTATTGGTCTGTGGTACGAGAACTTTGCACAAACTACCGACGAACAGGTGATCGACTTACTAGCAGCTGCTAAAGCACATAGTGAAGTTGAAAATGCTAGAAGTGTCAAAAGTGTGTAG
- a CDS encoding DUF1830 domain-containing protein: MRNNVVEINPSGDLRITSQRTVAIKTVHFSRNGSIQCCYTNHTQQFQIIRMATAAGSFLERAVPPQGHAFFEAGLQDHLEVHTGNPITSILADRIPCEQLAIWAS; encoded by the coding sequence ATGAGAAACAACGTAGTCGAGATTAACCCTTCAGGAGATCTTCGAATCACCTCTCAACGGACTGTAGCCATTAAGACCGTGCATTTTTCTCGTAACGGCAGCATTCAGTGCTGCTACACCAACCACACTCAGCAATTTCAAATTATTCGCATGGCGACTGCCGCAGGTAGCTTCCTCGAAAGAGCGGTGCCGCCCCAAGGGCATGCTTTCTTCGAAGCGGGCTTACAAGACCACCTCGAAGTTCATACTGGCAACCCGATTACGTCAATTCTTGCAGACAGAATTCCATGCGAGCAGCTAGCTATATGGGCCAGCTAG
- the cydB gene encoding cytochrome d ubiquinol oxidase subunit II — METLDYFLPQVWFFILALFLFLYVILDGFDLGVGILSLSADGEEKRGMLMTSLSNVWDANETWLVLMGGALFGAFPVAYATILSALYIPILTMIFALSIRAVAFEFRELSRRKRFWNNAFGVASFVAAMSQGFALGSVLSGIQVDSAGHFTGGVWDWLNWRSLLVALTLIQGYVLIGSTYLILKTEGELQETHYRTAKIAAFTTLAGALLITITTPIFSEGLRVKLLSSNLTFAFVAIPLLAVLLIGLLLRSLFAKAENTPFIWTLLLFLLSFLGIGLIVFPYIIPTKITIYQGAASPSALVFMLIFVGFLIPIMLFYNIYQYVVFRGKVSSAKYGE; from the coding sequence ATGGAAACGCTTGATTACTTTTTGCCCCAGGTTTGGTTTTTTATTTTAGCCTTGTTTCTGTTCCTTTATGTCATTTTAGATGGGTTCGATTTAGGGGTAGGCATTCTCTCTTTGAGTGCTGATGGTGAGGAAAAGCGTGGCATGCTGATGACTAGCCTTAGCAATGTGTGGGATGCTAACGAAACCTGGTTGGTGCTGATGGGAGGGGCTTTGTTCGGTGCATTTCCAGTCGCTTATGCCACTATTCTCAGTGCGCTCTATATTCCTATTCTGACTATGATCTTTGCGCTGAGTATTCGAGCCGTTGCCTTTGAGTTCAGAGAACTATCGCGACGCAAGCGGTTTTGGAACAATGCCTTTGGCGTCGCTAGCTTTGTTGCCGCGATGAGTCAGGGATTTGCATTAGGTAGCGTGCTTTCTGGGATTCAGGTCGATAGTGCGGGGCATTTTACTGGCGGTGTTTGGGATTGGCTTAATTGGCGATCGCTGCTGGTTGCGCTCACCTTAATACAGGGCTATGTTCTGATTGGCTCTACGTACCTCATCCTAAAAACAGAGGGTGAACTGCAAGAGACTCATTACCGCACAGCAAAGATCGCAGCGTTTACGACCTTAGCAGGCGCTCTACTGATTACCATCACTACGCCGATCTTCTCAGAAGGGCTAAGAGTCAAGCTTTTGAGTAGTAACCTAACATTTGCATTTGTCGCCATTCCATTACTGGCCGTTTTATTGATTGGGCTACTCTTACGCAGCCTATTCGCAAAAGCCGAAAACACGCCCTTTATTTGGACGCTGCTGTTGTTTTTGCTGTCGTTTCTGGGCATCGGCTTAATTGTGTTTCCCTACATTATTCCAACCAAAATCACGATATATCAGGGAGCAGCATCGCCTAGCGCTCTGGTATTCATGCTTATTTTTGTAGGCTTCTTGATTCCAATTATGTTGTTTTACAACATCTATCAGTACGTCGTGTTTAGGGGGAAAGTCAGTAGCGCTAAATACGGTGAGTAA
- a CDS encoding pentapeptide repeat-containing protein — protein MQKVKEADILQRYAAGERDFSQIDVSGANLTGSKLSGANLIRSDLSAARLVSANLSGAFLVMANLRGADLQRATLIVTNLSGANLQAANLSEANLFEGVLTGANLSQATLSAATLNGAVMAGVNLSGANLQQADLQGANLYGANLQDADLRGADLSKTNLREANLSRAKLPE, from the coding sequence ATGCAAAAGGTAAAAGAGGCGGATATTCTACAGCGCTATGCGGCTGGCGAAAGAGACTTCAGCCAAATCGACGTGAGCGGTGCCAACCTGACGGGTAGCAAGCTGAGCGGCGCTAATTTGATTCGGAGCGATCTATCGGCGGCTCGTCTGGTTTCGGCTAACTTGAGCGGTGCTTTTTTGGTGATGGCGAATCTGCGCGGGGCTGATTTACAGCGTGCCACCCTGATTGTGACTAATCTCAGTGGGGCTAATCTGCAAGCGGCCAATCTCAGTGAGGCCAATCTCTTTGAAGGCGTTCTTACCGGGGCGAACTTATCGCAGGCGACGCTATCGGCGGCCACTCTCAACGGCGCTGTGATGGCGGGGGTGAATCTGTCTGGGGCCAATCTTCAGCAGGCGGATTTGCAGGGCGCCAACCTATACGGGGCTAATTTGCAAGACGCGGATCTGCGCGGGGCTGACTTGAGTAAAACAAACCTACGCGAAGCTAACTTGAGCCGGGCGAAGCTGCCTGAATGA